From one Lysinibacillus sp. G4S2 genomic stretch:
- a CDS encoding flavodoxin family protein, producing MKITAFIGSSRADSNSEQLADFVLEGMNHKKIDLKNLTIEPIHDLRHDDKGFQFVDDDYDQIIHAFLTSDIVIFATPIYWYSMSGIMKNMVDRLSHAIRDERFPQLKEKLQTTEAIVLAVGGDAPYIKGLPMIQQFQYIFDFLKMPFSSYIIGEANKPGEISQDEQALAQASILNKQLKARINIK from the coding sequence ATGAAAATCACCGCTTTTATCGGTAGCTCTAGAGCCGATAGTAATAGTGAACAATTAGCTGACTTTGTATTAGAAGGGATGAATCATAAAAAAATAGATCTAAAAAATTTAACGATTGAGCCCATTCATGATTTGCGTCATGATGACAAAGGTTTTCAGTTTGTAGATGATGATTATGATCAAATTATTCATGCATTTTTAACAAGTGATATCGTTATTTTTGCCACACCGATTTATTGGTACAGCATGTCAGGAATTATGAAAAACATGGTCGATCGACTAAGCCACGCTATTCGTGATGAGCGCTTTCCACAGCTAAAAGAAAAATTACAGACAACAGAAGCAATTGTTCTTGCTGTCGGTGGTGATGCCCCCTATATAAAGGGCCTACCAATGATTCAACAATTCCAATATATCTTTGACTTCTTAAAGATGCCGTTCTCCTCGTATATTATTGGAGAAGCAAACAAGCCTGGTGAAATCAGTCAAGATGAACAGGCATTAGCACAGGCATCCATATTAAATAAGCAGTTAAAAGCACGCATCAATATCAAATAA
- a CDS encoding DUF4429 domain-containing protein encodes MSKVFEFKSNGKFIVTVDDYNVKIQPKGFSNFINKGGSKGEKSIPIKSITAIQFKEPGLTTGYVQFAYSGSSETKGGTMAAVKDENTITFVKKELKQAREMVDLIESKRQTESTPSKNSSVSAADEILKMKELLDAGILTQDEFDTKKKQLLGI; translated from the coding sequence ATGTCAAAAGTATTTGAATTTAAATCAAATGGCAAATTTATAGTAACAGTAGATGACTATAATGTAAAAATTCAACCAAAAGGTTTTTCAAACTTTATTAACAAGGGCGGTTCAAAAGGTGAGAAATCAATACCTATTAAATCTATAACTGCAATCCAATTCAAAGAACCTGGACTTACTACTGGATATGTTCAATTTGCTTACTCAGGTTCTAGTGAAACAAAGGGCGGTACAATGGCAGCCGTTAAAGATGAAAATACAATTACATTTGTAAAAAAAGAATTGAAACAAGCACGTGAAATGGTAGACTTGATTGAATCTAAACGTCAAACTGAATCAACTCCTTCTAAAAATTCATCAGTTAGCGCTGCAGATGAGATTTTAAAGATGAAAGAACTATTAGATGCAGGTATCTTAACTCAAGACGAATTTGACACTAAGAAAAAGCAATTGTTAGGAATCTAA
- a CDS encoding S-layer homology domain-containing protein encodes MKKLVSTLLLSILVMASGYTVQAAGFKDVPADHYAYEAIMWAEEYDIVNGYADGTFKPNATITEQQFAKLLANFFELESPYDELKKQTTAANWSDEYYNRLASYGVPLNGYFDNNIRAATVKRGVVAQAISHLVNGKSGLDQSIQFLIDYYISTGQNPQYENRNLQKFFGVTNSMTRAQVVTMLHRMDERNFYEISEDAQAIHENTSNASLNTRAKNGQNQLDKTMQLTTPTNSVWEGTYSYYYKWGKGATDFNRRDAIISNATSKSFNIFITANDGTAAGSVDGTATITSSNKAVMNKSSNGNRCVLEFERLNNALKITEVDCSAEHDEGTNFSGTLKKQ; translated from the coding sequence ATGAAAAAATTAGTGTCCACTTTATTGCTTTCCATACTTGTTATGGCAAGTGGGTACACGGTACAAGCTGCTGGCTTTAAAGATGTGCCAGCAGATCACTATGCCTATGAAGCCATCATGTGGGCTGAGGAATATGATATCGTTAATGGCTATGCTGATGGTACATTTAAGCCCAATGCAACCATTACAGAGCAGCAATTCGCAAAATTGCTTGCTAATTTTTTTGAGCTTGAATCACCGTATGATGAGTTAAAAAAACAGACCACTGCTGCAAACTGGTCTGATGAATATTACAACCGACTTGCAAGCTATGGTGTACCATTAAACGGATATTTTGATAACAATATTCGAGCAGCTACCGTGAAGCGTGGTGTTGTGGCACAGGCAATTTCACATTTAGTTAATGGTAAAAGTGGATTAGACCAATCCATTCAGTTCTTAATTGATTATTACATTTCTACAGGACAAAACCCACAGTATGAAAATCGCAATTTGCAAAAGTTTTTTGGCGTTACAAACAGTATGACACGTGCTCAAGTCGTTACGATGCTCCACCGTATGGATGAAAGAAATTTTTATGAAATTTCAGAGGATGCACAAGCAATTCATGAAAATACTAGCAATGCATCTTTAAATACACGAGCGAAAAATGGCCAAAATCAGCTAGATAAAACAATGCAGCTCACAACACCTACTAACAGTGTTTGGGAAGGTACCTATTCGTACTATTATAAATGGGGTAAAGGCGCCACTGATTTTAATCGCCGTGATGCCATCATTTCCAATGCAACAAGTAAAAGCTTTAATATTTTCATTACTGCCAATGATGGAACAGCAGCAGGGAGTGTCGATGGGACAGCAACGATTACTTCCAGCAATAAGGCAGTGATGAACAAATCTTCAAACGGCAATCGCTGTGTACTAGAATTTGAACGCCTTAATAATGCACTAAAAATTACCGAGGTTGATTGTAGTGCAGAGCATGATGAAGGAACCAATTTTTCTGGAACTTTAAAGAAACAATAA
- a CDS encoding anion permease gives MKEEKSAVKWVPFLITLAVGVAIWFCPVPSGVDEKAWHLFSIFVATIIGFITKPLPMGAVSIIAMAVIAITNTLTIEETLSGFGNSTIWLIVIAFFISRGFIKTGLGERIAYLFVRLFGKKTLSLSYSLLASDLILAPAIPSNTARAGGVIFPIIQSLSHTFGSKPEDGTERKMGAFLLTVGFQGNLITSAMFMTAMAANPLIVKLASDTAGVTITWFGWAMAMIVPGLTALIVVPYIIYKIYPPEIKQTPEAAVIAKKKLDEFGPLKSSEKRMIVVFVVVLSLWIGGDYLGISATTSALIGLSLLLLLNVLTWADIKKEEGAWDTLVWFATLFMMASFMNKLGLIPWFSNEVGGLVSGYSWIWAVLILALVYFYSHYFFASSTAHISAMYAAFLSVMLQAGAPAMLAAILLAAFSNLFGATTHYGSGPAPVFFGAGYIDQKKWWTVGFVVSVVSILIFTIVGGLWWKLLGYW, from the coding sequence ATGAAAGAAGAAAAAAGTGCAGTCAAATGGGTTCCTTTCTTAATTACCCTTGCTGTTGGCGTGGCTATCTGGTTTTGTCCAGTACCTTCAGGAGTAGATGAAAAGGCGTGGCATCTATTTTCTATTTTTGTTGCGACAATTATAGGATTTATCACTAAACCGTTGCCAATGGGAGCTGTATCCATTATTGCTATGGCTGTGATTGCAATAACAAATACATTAACCATTGAAGAGACATTAAGCGGTTTTGGCAATTCAACAATTTGGCTAATTGTCATTGCCTTCTTTATTTCACGTGGATTTATTAAAACGGGACTAGGAGAACGAATTGCCTATCTATTTGTTCGTCTTTTTGGGAAAAAAACCTTGAGTCTGTCTTACTCTTTACTAGCGAGTGACCTAATATTAGCGCCGGCTATTCCTAGTAATACAGCTCGTGCTGGTGGTGTAATTTTTCCAATCATCCAGTCATTGTCTCATACCTTCGGATCTAAACCAGAAGACGGGACAGAGCGTAAGATGGGTGCTTTTCTCTTGACGGTTGGTTTTCAAGGAAATTTAATAACGTCTGCTATGTTTATGACGGCGATGGCAGCGAATCCTTTAATTGTAAAGCTAGCAAGTGATACAGCTGGAGTAACTATTACTTGGTTTGGTTGGGCGATGGCTATGATTGTCCCTGGGTTAACAGCTTTAATTGTTGTTCCTTATATTATTTATAAAATCTATCCGCCTGAAATCAAGCAAACACCAGAAGCAGCAGTTATTGCTAAAAAGAAGCTGGATGAATTTGGTCCACTAAAAAGTTCTGAAAAGCGAATGATCGTAGTATTTGTTGTTGTATTGTCGTTATGGATAGGTGGAGATTACTTAGGAATTAGTGCCACTACATCAGCTCTAATAGGACTTTCCTTGCTTTTACTGTTAAACGTGTTAACATGGGCAGATATTAAAAAGGAAGAAGGGGCATGGGATACACTTGTCTGGTTTGCCACACTATTTATGATGGCATCTTTTATGAACAAACTAGGGCTAATTCCATGGTTTAGTAATGAAGTTGGTGGACTTGTATCTGGGTATAGTTGGATATGGGCTGTTTTAATATTAGCATTAGTCTATTTCTATTCCCATTATTTCTTTGCGAGTTCCACTGCGCATATTAGTGCGATGTATGCAGCATTTTTATCTGTTATGCTGCAAGCAGGAGCACCAGCTATGTTAGCAGCTATATTATTAGCGGCATTTAGTAATTTATTTGGCGCCACTACTCATTATGGTTCTGGTCCAGCACCGGTCTTCTTTGGTGCAGGTTATATTGATCAGAAAAAATGGTGGACAGTTGGATTTGTAGTTTCCGTTGTTTCCATTCTGATCTTTACTATCGTAGGAGGCTTATGGTGGAAGCTTCTTGGTTATTGGTAA
- a CDS encoding LysR family transcriptional regulator: MDIKQLQTFLTASEMLSFTQTAQLLGYAQSSITAQIKSLEEELGVILFERLGKRITLTEEGKRLQQYAQKMLDLDMEMKKAVLNEQAPAVLKIGAQESQCVYRLPIILQQFQKSHPQVKIIFKPVHTTEIAKELLQSGNLDIAFITDAYKETPMLHRERLIQEQLVFISALTEGNEGENIFSLQELSKETMLLTESGCSYRNQLEIELQQEGVHPLQMIEFASIEAIKQCVMAGLGISFLPKMVVEKELENHRLKELTTSMNVADIFTDIAWHKNKHLSPYLADFIEIAMEWYKKF; the protein is encoded by the coding sequence ATGGATATAAAACAGTTACAAACGTTTTTAACAGCTTCAGAAATGTTAAGTTTTACGCAAACAGCACAGTTATTAGGTTATGCACAGTCAAGTATTACAGCACAAATTAAATCGCTTGAAGAAGAACTAGGAGTAATTCTTTTTGAGAGGCTTGGAAAACGCATTACTCTTACAGAAGAGGGCAAGCGATTACAACAGTATGCCCAAAAAATGCTCGATTTAGATATGGAAATGAAAAAAGCAGTGTTAAACGAACAGGCACCAGCGGTATTAAAAATAGGTGCACAGGAAAGTCAATGTGTGTATCGTCTTCCAATTATTTTACAACAATTTCAAAAATCTCATCCCCAAGTAAAAATTATTTTTAAGCCTGTACACACAACAGAAATCGCCAAAGAATTATTACAGTCAGGCAATCTCGATATAGCATTTATTACGGATGCTTATAAGGAGACACCTATGTTACATCGAGAGCGACTTATTCAAGAGCAATTGGTATTTATTAGTGCACTAACAGAGGGGAACGAGGGAGAAAATATATTTTCTTTACAGGAACTATCCAAAGAAACGATGCTTTTAACGGAAAGTGGTTGCTCCTACCGTAATCAATTGGAAATAGAGCTACAACAGGAAGGTGTCCATCCATTACAAATGATTGAATTTGCTAGTATTGAAGCCATTAAGCAATGTGTGATGGCAGGCTTAGGGATCTCATTCTTACCGAAAATGGTGGTGGAGAAGGAGTTAGAAAACCATCGTTTAAAAGAACTGACTACATCAATGAATGTAGCAGATATTTTTACGGATATTGCTTGGCATAAAAATAAACATCTATCTCCGTATCTCGCTGATTTTATTGAGATTGCCATGGAGTGGTATAAGAAGTTTTAA
- a CDS encoding LTA synthase family protein — protein sequence MKNLLSKKDNLLNNFLGIYLLAVLMLWIKTYITQTTQFKLGVEGFLQQFLLLINPLGSAMLFLGFAFLFKGKRKYTSLVVIYTLMSIVLYSNVVYYRFFSDFITLPTVFQTQNFGDLGSSVISLIKPYDILFFVDVFVMFYLRFSKKIQKETNRFGYKKGMAIIACALVVSFLNLGLAEADRPQLLSRGFDRNYIVKYLGIYNYTIYDSVETIKASSQRALADSSDITEVINYTKANYAKPNAEYFGKAKGMNVIYLHLESFQNFLIDYKLNGEEVTPFLNSLAKDKNTMYFDNFFHQTGQGKTSDAEFMLENSLFGLPQGSAYITKAQNTYQAAPSILKDYGYTSAVFHGNNGSFWNRNEIYKSFGFDHFYDASYYDTGSSENMAEYGLLDKPFFEQSKSLLSSLPQPFYTKFITVGNHFPYQMNQDLVSIDKANTGDVSVDSYFQTARYADEAIKQMFNQLKELGLYDNTMIVLYGDHYGISDNHNEAMGQVLGKEITPYESANLQRVPLFIHVPGMQGGTNHTYGGQTDLLPTLLHLLGIDTQKFVQFGSDLLSKEHDEVVPFRNSDFVSPTIYSINGKYYDNKTGLLLDDSQLEFAKTIKNEVDHKLELSDKVVNGDLLRFYTPNGYTPVDPSKYNYSKDANGESN from the coding sequence ATGAAAAATTTATTAAGTAAAAAAGATAACCTATTAAACAACTTTTTAGGGATATATTTATTAGCTGTTTTAATGTTATGGATTAAAACATACATCACTCAAACAACACAATTTAAACTAGGCGTAGAAGGATTCCTTCAACAATTCCTTTTACTAATAAATCCACTAGGTTCAGCGATGTTATTTCTAGGATTTGCATTTTTATTTAAAGGTAAGAGAAAATATACATCACTAGTTGTCATTTACACTCTGATGTCTATTGTTTTATATTCAAATGTTGTTTATTACCGATTTTTTAGTGATTTCATTACACTGCCCACAGTTTTCCAAACGCAGAACTTCGGAGATCTAGGTAGTAGTGTTATTTCTTTAATAAAGCCTTATGATATCTTGTTCTTTGTGGATGTATTTGTAATGTTTTACTTACGATTCTCCAAAAAAATACAAAAAGAAACCAATCGTTTTGGATATAAAAAAGGAATGGCAATCATTGCGTGTGCATTAGTAGTATCATTCCTAAATTTAGGACTAGCTGAAGCTGATCGTCCGCAATTATTATCTCGAGGTTTTGATAGAAACTATATTGTGAAATATTTAGGAATTTATAACTATACGATTTATGATTCAGTAGAAACTATAAAAGCATCTTCACAGAGAGCTTTGGCGGATAGTAGTGATATTACAGAAGTGATAAACTATACAAAAGCTAACTACGCCAAACCTAATGCAGAATATTTTGGTAAAGCAAAAGGAATGAACGTCATCTATTTACATTTAGAATCATTCCAAAACTTTCTTATCGACTATAAATTAAACGGTGAAGAAGTTACACCATTTTTAAATTCATTAGCAAAAGATAAGAATACAATGTATTTTGATAATTTCTTCCATCAAACAGGTCAAGGTAAAACTTCCGATGCAGAATTTATGCTGGAAAATTCTTTGTTTGGGTTACCACAAGGATCTGCTTATATTACAAAAGCACAAAATACGTACCAAGCAGCGCCTAGTATTTTAAAAGATTATGGTTATACATCGGCTGTATTCCATGGTAATAACGGAAGCTTCTGGAATCGAAATGAGATTTATAAATCATTTGGATTCGATCACTTCTATGATGCTAGTTATTATGATACGGGTTCTTCAGAAAACATGGCTGAATATGGTTTGTTAGATAAACCATTCTTTGAACAATCTAAAAGTCTTTTAAGTTCGTTACCACAACCTTTTTATACGAAATTTATTACGGTAGGGAACCACTTCCCATATCAAATGAATCAAGACTTAGTATCAATTGATAAAGCTAATACTGGAGATGTAAGTGTAGATAGTTATTTCCAAACAGCACGTTATGCAGATGAAGCAATCAAACAAATGTTCAATCAATTAAAAGAATTAGGCTTATATGATAATACGATGATTGTTCTTTATGGTGATCATTACGGTATTTCAGATAATCATAATGAAGCGATGGGACAAGTCCTTGGAAAAGAAATTACACCATATGAAAGTGCTAATTTACAACGCGTACCATTATTTATCCATGTTCCAGGAATGCAAGGTGGAACCAACCATACTTATGGTGGCCAAACAGACCTTCTTCCAACGTTATTACATTTACTAGGAATTGATACGCAAAAATTTGTTCAATTTGGTTCAGACTTATTATCAAAAGAGCATGATGAAGTTGTACCATTTAGAAATAGCGATTTTGTCAGCCCTACGATTTATTCAATTAATGGAAAATATTACGATAATAAAACGGGTTTACTACTAGATGATAGTCAATTAGAGTTTGCAAAAACTATCAAAAATGAAGTGGATCACAAATTGGAATTATCTGATAAAGTCGTGAATGGTGACTTATTGAGATTCTATACGCCAAATGGTTATACTCCAGTTGATCCTTCTAAGTATAATTACTCCAAAGATGCAAATGGAGAATCTAATTAA
- a CDS encoding MFS transporter yields the protein MFVQSQDSIESYIDSPEKLKNLYKRVLIVVSLSQIFGGAGLAAGITVGALLAQQMLGTDAYAGVPSALFTLGSAIAALIVGKLSQRYGRRIGLSTGFIVGGLGAIGVVIAAMMNSVILLFASLLIYGAGTATNLQARYAGTDLANNKQRATAISTTMVMTTFGAVAGPNLVEIMGQFATSIGVPSLAGPFILSATAFILAGLVLFIMLRPDPLEIAKGIEAHKQKNKQENKTETFNKAINKRGLTVGATVMVLTQIVMVAIMTMTPVHMKHHGHGLAEVGIVIGFHVGSMYLPSLVTGILVDKIGRTAMSIASGVTLLFAGLLAAFAPSDSMVLLIVALSLLGLGWNFGLISGTAQIVDSTEPSTRAKTQGKIDVLIALAGASGGALSGMVVANASYATLSLAGGLLSLILIPVVIWSRKA from the coding sequence GTGTTTGTTCAATCACAAGATTCTATTGAGAGTTATATAGATTCACCTGAAAAGCTAAAAAACTTATATAAACGCGTGTTGATTGTTGTTAGTCTTTCCCAAATATTTGGTGGAGCAGGGCTTGCAGCAGGTATTACAGTTGGTGCTCTTTTAGCTCAACAAATGCTTGGAACGGATGCCTATGCAGGTGTGCCATCAGCTTTATTTACTTTAGGGTCAGCAATAGCAGCTTTAATCGTAGGAAAACTTTCTCAACGGTATGGACGTCGTATAGGGTTATCGACAGGGTTTATTGTAGGTGGACTAGGGGCAATTGGAGTAGTGATTGCTGCCATGATGAATAGTGTAATTTTATTATTCGCTTCTCTATTAATCTATGGTGCAGGGACTGCGACAAATTTACAAGCTCGTTATGCAGGGACAGATTTAGCCAATAATAAACAGCGAGCAACCGCTATCAGTACGACAATGGTTATGACAACATTCGGGGCTGTTGCAGGTCCGAATCTAGTAGAAATAATGGGTCAATTTGCGACTTCCATTGGTGTTCCGTCTCTCGCTGGGCCTTTTATTTTATCAGCTACAGCCTTTATTTTAGCAGGGCTTGTTCTTTTTATTATGTTGCGTCCTGATCCATTAGAGATTGCAAAAGGGATTGAAGCGCATAAACAAAAAAATAAACAAGAAAATAAGACGGAAACCTTTAATAAAGCAATCAATAAAAGAGGTCTTACAGTAGGTGCAACGGTTATGGTACTTACTCAAATTGTGATGGTTGCAATTATGACAATGACACCTGTACATATGAAACATCATGGGCATGGATTGGCGGAAGTAGGAATTGTTATAGGATTTCATGTAGGTTCTATGTATCTTCCATCGCTCGTAACAGGTATTCTTGTAGATAAAATTGGACGGACTGCCATGAGTATTGCTTCAGGAGTAACTTTGTTATTTGCTGGTTTATTAGCAGCATTCGCACCGAGCGATTCTATGGTTCTATTAATCGTTGCTCTTTCTTTACTAGGATTGGGCTGGAACTTTGGTTTAATTAGTGGTACTGCTCAAATAGTAGATTCGACAGAGCCTTCCACACGTGCAAAAACGCAAGGGAAAATAGATGTTTTAATTGCACTAGCAGGAGCTTCTGGTGGTGCTCTCTCAGGAATGGTAGTAGCTAATGCGAGTTATGCGACGCTATCATTAGCAGGGGGGCTTTTATCCTTAATTCTGATTCCTGTTGTCATTTGGTCAAGAAAAGCTTGA
- a CDS encoding pyridoxamine 5'-phosphate oxidase family protein, protein MSSVRDEILEVLNREKIGTMATVENGKPYSRYMTFQNEDFVLYTVTNKHSEKMEELRKNPYTHILYGYENGGFGDSYVEIEGKLTEIQEEGLKNRLAEFFTSIFVGNQDEMITLKIEPIRMRLMNRKGEPPKELEFKNDH, encoded by the coding sequence ATGAGCTCTGTACGCGATGAAATATTAGAAGTATTAAATCGAGAAAAAATAGGAACGATGGCAACAGTTGAGAACGGAAAACCTTATTCGAGATACATGACGTTCCAAAATGAAGACTTTGTATTATACACCGTGACAAATAAACATTCTGAAAAAATGGAAGAGCTTCGCAAAAACCCGTATACACATATTTTATATGGATACGAAAATGGAGGCTTTGGTGATTCGTATGTTGAAATTGAAGGGAAGTTAACAGAAATTCAAGAGGAAGGATTAAAAAATAGGTTAGCTGAGTTTTTCACAAGTATTTTTGTTGGTAATCAAGATGAAATGATTACGCTAAAAATCGAGCCAATTCGTATGCGCTTGATGAATAGAAAAGGGGAACCACCTAAAGAGCTCGAATTTAAAAACGACCATTAA
- a CDS encoding CamS family sex pheromone protein has product MDIRKSMLFFISPLLFLVSCSSDDQAVKSDEKTYISPIQEKEIYEIKQPAKVNVSRGLILSNMNNSLNINEIEKGLMNLSVNHFSTKKFYMQEGQYLDNKIISQWLDRKSKEGFGLNPPIKKSTGDVLEDEKNNPKILSHILEQNFINKENGEIEGMSLAISLNEFYDIKVADDKGLIYTGQVKVDSNDDNVNDVEKYGKEITEIIIKDIRNNKKIPNVPIYVTLYQESNKNDIIPGIFLAETFIPEGEYKIDEWTDINIKNYTFPSDSLYSLDKDTYEKLLIFKEDIQEGFKHLNPKIIGKIRYKDGKLIDLKIDVNAPLINDNELIALLQLVGTRINTILFDYVPVTVRIIDQKQDVGIVIWDPTEKQIYATPI; this is encoded by the coding sequence ATGGATATACGGAAGAGTATGTTGTTTTTTATATCACCACTATTATTTTTAGTTTCTTGTAGTAGTGATGATCAAGCTGTTAAAAGTGATGAGAAAACGTATATATCACCAATTCAAGAAAAGGAAATATATGAAATTAAACAACCCGCAAAGGTTAATGTTTCAAGAGGATTAATACTGAGTAATATGAACAATTCGTTAAATATAAATGAAATTGAGAAAGGGTTAATGAATTTATCAGTAAATCACTTTTCTACAAAGAAGTTTTATATGCAAGAAGGTCAATATTTAGATAATAAGATTATTAGTCAATGGTTAGATCGAAAATCAAAAGAAGGTTTTGGTTTAAACCCGCCTATAAAAAAGAGTACTGGAGATGTTTTAGAGGATGAAAAAAATAATCCTAAGATATTATCTCATATATTAGAACAAAATTTTATTAACAAAGAAAATGGAGAAATAGAAGGAATGTCTTTAGCCATATCCTTAAATGAATTTTATGACATTAAAGTAGCTGATGATAAAGGTTTAATTTATACTGGTCAAGTTAAAGTAGATTCTAACGATGATAATGTTAACGATGTAGAAAAATATGGTAAGGAAATAACTGAGATAATAATAAAAGATATTAGAAATAATAAAAAAATACCCAATGTTCCTATTTATGTAACTTTGTATCAAGAATCAAATAAAAATGATATAATTCCAGGAATATTTTTAGCTGAAACATTTATTCCTGAAGGAGAGTATAAAATAGATGAATGGACTGATATAAATATAAAAAATTATACATTCCCTTCAGATTCATTATACAGTTTAGACAAAGATACTTATGAAAAATTATTAATTTTTAAAGAAGATATTCAAGAAGGTTTTAAACATTTAAATCCTAAAATAATTGGTAAAATTAGATATAAAGATGGGAAATTAATCGATTTAAAAATAGACGTTAATGCGCCTTTAATAAATGATAACGAATTGATTGCTCTTTTACAGTTGGTTGGCACTAGAATAAATACTATTTTATTTGATTATGTCCCTGTTACTGTTCGTATTATAGATCAAAAACAAGATGTTGGGATTGTCATATGGGATCCAACAGAAAAACAGATTTATGCAACTCCAATATAA
- a CDS encoding MarR family transcriptional regulator: protein MDKEKVFYELMETIYETSRLISSYENIPRKYGTEDELYMIEVHTLNLIGDQVKTTTSEIAKIKNCTKSAVSQMVDKLIKKDLVVKYRNPDNYRELNIELTPKGKLVYEYHKKLDLEEYRNYLKNLEQFTAEDFQKYITVLNVINRRTQSVLND, encoded by the coding sequence GTGGATAAAGAGAAAGTATTTTATGAGCTAATGGAAACGATTTACGAGACATCTCGGCTAATTAGTTCATACGAAAATATTCCAAGAAAATATGGAACAGAAGATGAATTGTATATGATAGAGGTACATACACTCAATTTAATTGGAGATCAGGTAAAAACTACTACTTCTGAAATTGCAAAAATTAAAAATTGCACAAAAAGCGCTGTTTCTCAAATGGTTGATAAACTAATTAAAAAGGATTTAGTAGTTAAATATAGAAATCCGGACAATTATCGAGAATTGAATATTGAATTAACACCAAAAGGCAAATTAGTTTATGAATATCATAAGAAGCTAGATCTAGAGGAATATAGGAATTACCTAAAAAACCTCGAGCAATTTACAGCTGAAGATTTTCAAAAGTATATTACAGTCTTAAACGTAATCAATCGTAGAACACAAAGCGTGCTTAATGACTAA
- a CDS encoding bile acid:sodium symporter family protein, which yields MLNSLNKYLQKWMPILTPLSLVIGVLLENVGHQLLFLVPWLFAFMTFAGSLSMNVEGIKSLKKYPTVIFIVIAFLHVLMPIWAYFVSTVIFQDHLLTIGFVLAVALPTGVTSFIWVSICRGHLALCLAIILIDTLISPVVIPALLHIVVGQTIEIDTVSLIVDLLWMIVVPSLIGVALNEFTKGKITVTLGRKLAPFSKLSLFSIVMINSSAIAPYIKNINWELVSVILVVFALAVSGYALCLVLGHFLWKDISIITMFVFTGGMRNIAVGVVIATTYFPAKTVMPVVFGMLFQQILASFFSRVMEKYQLKYSKG from the coding sequence ATGTTGAATAGTTTAAATAAATACCTCCAAAAATGGATGCCTATTTTGACACCGCTTAGCTTAGTGATAGGTGTGCTGTTAGAGAATGTAGGGCATCAGCTTTTATTTTTAGTACCGTGGCTGTTTGCCTTTATGACGTTTGCGGGTAGTTTAAGTATGAATGTTGAAGGGATAAAAAGTTTAAAAAAATACCCAACAGTTATCTTTATAGTCATTGCATTTTTACATGTACTAATGCCAATTTGGGCTTATTTTGTATCAACCGTTATCTTTCAGGATCATTTACTAACAATTGGCTTTGTCTTAGCGGTCGCTTTGCCAACAGGGGTAACGAGCTTTATTTGGGTGAGTATTTGTAGGGGACATCTTGCGTTATGTCTTGCGATCATTTTAATCGATACACTCATATCTCCTGTTGTTATTCCTGCTTTATTACATATTGTTGTGGGGCAAACAATCGAAATTGATACGGTTAGTCTGATAGTAGATTTACTATGGATGATTGTTGTGCCTTCTCTTATAGGCGTAGCGTTGAACGAGTTTACTAAAGGCAAAATTACGGTGACATTAGGAAGGAAATTAGCCCCCTTTTCAAAGCTTAGCTTGTTTAGCATTGTAATGATTAATAGTAGTGCAATTGCCCCGTACATTAAAAATATTAACTGGGAACTAGTTAGTGTTATTTTGGTTGTATTTGCACTTGCGGTATCAGGGTATGCACTATGTTTAGTGCTAGGTCATTTTCTTTGGAAGGATATAAGTATTATTACGATGTTCGTTTTTACAGGAGGCATGCGCAATATTGCGGTAGGGGTAGTTATAGCGACTACATACTTTCCAGCAAAAACGGTCATGCCCGTCGTGTTTGGCATGCTTTTTCAGCAAATTCTAGCCTCGTTCTTTAGTCGAGTAATGGAAAAGTATCAGCTGAAATATAGCAAAGGTTAA